Proteins from one Desmodus rotundus isolate HL8 chromosome 9, HLdesRot8A.1, whole genome shotgun sequence genomic window:
- the LOC112301366 gene encoding zinc finger protein 709 — MDAVAIEDVAVDFTLEEWALLDPPQKKLFRDVMQETFKNLDSVGKKWEDHDIEDQDKNQGRKLRSQMVERLYESKEDSQCGENFSLISNLSLNKKTTGVKPHECDTCGKVFTHHFSLNWHIRCHTGQKPYEYLKYGDRPYKCKLCGKAFIFSSLFKIHQRMHTEEKTYHCKECGKAFRFRATLQIHGRIHTGEKQYECEECGKPFMWLTSFRRHMAMHNIYGPYKCKRCGKVFRYHRAFQSHERTHTGEKSYKCKQCGKAFNSLRGFQAHQRYHQGENPYECKQCGKVFRYPHTFQAHEKIHTGEKLYECKQCDKIFNSRRGFQVHERYHKGKKPYECKKCGNAFSSHQGFEIHVRRNHKGEKPYECKQCGKGFICHRGFQLHERNHKREKSSESKCGKVFGYYHYLQLHRGTHTGEKPYECKECGKALGSSKALKIHERLHTGEKPYECMQCGKAFRNPSGFRSHVKIHAGNRPYQCKECGKAFIYPSRVRAHMRVHNVNRPYQCKECGLAFYFPSTLRRHEMTHTGEKPCKCIHCGKAFRDHSYLKIHERSHTGEKPYECKQCGKAFSSQLGFQVHTRSHTGEKPYECKECGKSFNYPSSFRRHKKTHRIHLLECKQHKKI; from the exons GACGCTGTGGCCATTGAAGACGTGGCTGTGGACTTTACCCTGGAGGAGTGGGCCTTACTGGATCCACCACAGAAGAAACTGTTTAGAGATGTGATGCAGGAAACTTTCAAGAACCTGGACTCAGTAG GCAAAAAATGGGAAGATCATGACATTGAAGATCAGGACAAAAACCAGGGGAGAAAACTAAG AAGTCAAATGGTAGAAAGACTCTATGAAAGTAAAGAGGATAGTCAATGTGGAGAAAATTTCAGCCTTATCTCAAATCTCAGTCTGAACAAGAAAACCACTGGAGTAAAACCACATGAGTGCGATACATGCGGAAAAGTCTTCACACATCATTTTTCCCTTAATTGGCACATCAGGTGTCACACTGGACAGAAACCATATGAGTATCTGAAATATGGAGACAGGCCATATAAATGTAAGCTttgtgggaaagcttttattttttcaagtttatttaaaatacatcaaaGGATGCACACTGAAGAGAAAACCTATCAttgtaaggaatgtgggaaagccttccgTTTTCGTGCAACTTTGCAAATACATGGAAGGATTCACACGGGAGAAAAACAATATGAATGTGAGGAATGCGGGAAACCTTTCATGTGGCTCACAAGTTTTCGAAGACACATGGCAATGCACAATATATATGGTCCTTATAAATGCAAACGATGTGGAAAAGTCTTTAGATATCACCGTGCTTTTCAGTCACATGAAAGgactcacacaggagagaaatcCTATAAATGTAAGCAATGTGGAAAAGCTTTCAATTCTCTACGAGGTTTCCAAGCACATCAAAGATATCATCAAGGAGAGAATCCCTATGAGTGTAAACAATGTGGAAAAGTCTTTAGATATCCTCATACTTttcaagcacatgaaaagattcacacaggagagaaactcTATGAATGTAAGCAATGTGATAAAATTTTCAATTCTCGTCGGGGTTTCCAAGTACATGAAAGATATCACAAAGGAAAGAAGCCCTATGAATGTAAGAAATGTGGTAATGCCTTCAGTTCTCATCAAGGTTTCGAAATACATgtaagaagaaatcacaagggagagaaaccctatgagtgtAAGCAATGTGGTAAAGGTTTCATTTGTCATCGAGGTTTCCAATTGCATGAAAGAAATCACAAGAGAGAGAAATCCTCTGAAAGTAAATGCGGTAAAGTTTTTGGTTATTACCATTACTTACAATTACACAGAGGaactcatactggagagaaaccctatgaatgcaaagaatgtgggaaagccCTAGGCAGTAGCAAAGCCTTAAAGATACACGAGAGACtgcacacaggagagaaaccctatgaatgtatgCAGTGTGGCAAAGCCTTCAGGAATCCATCTGGGTTTCGGTCACATGTGAAAATACATGCTGGAAATAGACCATATCAGTGTAAGGAGTGTGGGAAAGCTTTCATTTACCCATCACGCGTTCGAGCACACATGCGAGTACATAATGTAAACAGACCCTAtcaatgtaaggaatgtgggttagcattttattttcccagtACATTACGCAGGCATGAAATgactcacactggagagaaaccctgtaAATGTATACACTGTGGTAAAGCCTTCAGAGATCACAGTTACTTAAAAATACATGAGAGAagtcacactggagagaaaccctatgaatgtaagcAATGTGGCAAAGCTTTTTCTTCTCAGCTAGGTTTCCAAGTACATACAAGAagtcacactggagagaaaccatatGAATGCAaagaatgtgggaaatcctttaaTTATCCCAGTTCCTTCCGAAGGCATAAAAAGACTCACAGGATTCATCTTCTTGAATGTAAACAGCATAAGAAAATCTGA